One part of the Coffea eugenioides isolate CCC68of chromosome 10, Ceug_1.0, whole genome shotgun sequence genome encodes these proteins:
- the LOC113750717 gene encoding pentatricopeptide repeat-containing protein At2g35030, mitochondrial-like produces MMKARLHSVAGHLNRRGQQDVFQLNLKITQLAKRGDIDEAFRVFNAIAHPNAVTYNSMISAYAKNGRISEACALFNRMPFQNLISWNTMMSGYLYNDYFKEAADLFDKMRRRDSFTYSLMITCYARSGFVEKARRIFDSMPDKSCAACWNALVTGYVKNGMLSDGRKLFNEMPVRNLVSWNTMLSGYTRSGQMRLAAKFFEEMEEKDWISWNLVLEGYTQAGDLNAAREFFERIPNPSVVSWATMLSGFARHGHLSEAEGFFNNMTERNVVAWNVMLAAYIQNCKVDKAVELFNEMPEKDAISWTTIISGHVRIGQLEEAKKLLDRMPYENVGSQTAMILGFIQNNRMDDASQIFDRMRKRDTVCWNTMIAGYAQHGRMDEAFDLFQNMAPKKIDTWNTMIAGYAQVGKMERALELFEQIEEKNVVSWNSIISGYAQNGLYMDALKSILLMIRDGKKPDQSTFASGLRVCASLAAEQFGQQLHHIVVKNGYMKDMVVSNALITMYAKCGSILSARDVFSDVDNLDVVSWNSLIAGYALNGYGIEAFKLFQEMEGYAVIPDQVTFVGVLSACNHAGLVSAGLTLFNCMTQKYGIEPLAEHYTCMVDMLGRAGRLEEAFELVRKMKVQATAGIWGALLGACRLHKNVMLADFAARKLFEIEPHKTSSLVLLSNIYAQSGRWDEVDRVRNFLNQNGIEKEPGCSWIEDQRQILVFQSDDYSWPKTAEIYRALQILTTQIMELSCLNGIECALLDIELPDGFNNGAKLLVNLDLNICLHKEVRYHSDEMGGKTSVRSSGELMLAIGQILLFEFFNDYLTETQQKFDDLSMVFIINWYCSSICISLLALGSDHRTPDHLESRSHDAILCQEALDW; encoded by the exons ATGATGAAAGCAAGGCTGCATTCTGTAGCAGGTCATCTGAATAGAAGAGGTCAACAGGATGTCTTTCAGCTGAATTTAAAGATAACCCAGCTAGCCAAAAGAGGTGACATTGATGAGGCCTTCAGAGTATTCAACGCAATAGCACATCCCAACGCTGTCACTTACAACTCGATGATCTCCGCCTATGCTAAGAATGGAAGAATCAGTGAGGCTTGTGCTCTATTCAATCGAATGCCATTTCAGAACTTGATTTCTTGGAACACAATGATGAGCGGTTACTTGTATAATGACTATTTTAAAGAAGCAGCTGACTTATTTGATAAAATGCGTCGAAGGGACTCTTTTACTTACAGTCTCATGATTACTTGTTATGCACGTAGCGGTTTCGTAGAAAAAGCAAGGCGAATATTTGATTCGATGCCCGATAAGAGTTGTGCAGCGTGTTGGAATGCACTGGTTACAGGGTATGTCAAGAATGGGATGCTCAGCGATGGTAGGAAATTGTTCAATGAAATGCCAGTGAGGAACTTGGTTTCGTGGAATACAATGCTCTCGGGATATACCCGTAGCGGGCAAATGCGTTTGGCTGCTAAGTTTTTCGAAGAGATGGAAGAAAAGGATTGGATTTCGTGGAATTTGGTATTAGAAGGGTACACGCAAGCTGGTGATCTGAATGCTGCTAGGGAGTTTTTTGAAAGGATTCCCAATCCAAGTGTTGTTTCTTGGGCCACAATGTTGAGTGGCTTTGCAAGGCATGGCCACCTTTCAGAGGCAGAGGGATTCTTTAACAACATGACGGAGAGAAATGTTGTTGCTTGGAATGTGATGTTGGCTGCATACATTCAAAATTGCAAGGTTGACAAGGCAGTAGAGttatttaatgagatgccagaGAAGGATGCTATATCATGGACTACCATCATCAGTGGTCATGTCCGAATTGGTCAGCTTGAAGAAGCAAAGAAATTGTTGGATAGAATGCCTTATGAAAATGTAGGGTCACAAACAGCCATGATACTTGGCTTTATTCAGAACAATAGGATGGATGATGCCAGTCAAATTTTTGATCGCATGAGGAAACGTGACACTGTCTGTTGGAACACGATGATCGCGGGATATGCTCAACATGGAAGAATGGATGAAGCTTTCGATCTATTTCAAAATATGGCCCCAAAGAAAATAGATACTTGGAACACCATGATTGCGGGCTATGCTCAAGTAGGAAAAATGGAGAGAGCACTTGAGTTGTTTGAGCaaattgaggaaaagaatgtaGTTTCTTGGAATTCCATAATTTCAGGTTATGCACAAAATGGGTTATACATGGATGCACTGAAGAGTATTTTGCTCATGATTCGTGATGGGAAGAAGCCTGATCAATCCACTTTTGCTTCTGGCCTAAGGGTCTGTGCGAGTCTTGCAGCTGAGCAATTTGGGCAGCAACTTCATCACATTGTGGTGAAAAATGGTTATATGAAAGATATGGTTGTCAGTAATGCTCTAATTACAATGTATGCCAAGTGTGGAAGTATCTTGAGTGCCAGAGATGTATTCAGTGATGTTGATAACCTTGACGTGGTATCCTGGAATTCTTTGATAGCAGGCTATGCTCTGAATGGATATGGGATAGAGGCATTCAAACTTTTCCAAGAAATGGAAGGATATGCTGTCATTCCTGATCAAGTTACTTTTGTTGGGGTTCTTTCTGCATGTAATCATGCAGGCTTAGTTTCTGCAGGTCTAACCTTGTTCAATTGCATGACGCAGAAGTATGGCATTGAACCTTTGGCTGAACATTATACTTGCATGGTCGATATGCTTGGCAGAGCAGGAAGGTTAGAGGAAGCCTTTGAGTTAGTCAGGAAAATGAAGGTCCAAGCCACTGCAGGAATATGGGGTGCTCTTCTTGGGGCTTGTCGCTTGCATAAAAATGTGATGCTTGCTGATTTTGCTGCTAGGAAGCTTTTTGAAATTGAACCTCATAAAACATCAAGTCTAGTGCTTCTCTCAAATATTTATGCTCAGTCAGGGAGGTGGGATGAGGTCGACAGAGTTAGAAATTTCTTGAATCAGAATGGCATTGAAAAGGAGCCGGGATGCAGCTGGATTGAGGATCAACGCCAGATATTGGTTTTTCAATCTGATGATTATTCATGGCCAAAAACAGCAGAAATATATAGGGCATTACAGATTTTAACAACACAGATTATGGAGCTTTCCTGTTTAAATGGTATTGAGTGTGCTCTTCTTGAT ATAGAACTGCCAGATGGATTTAATAATGGAGCAAAGCTTCTGGTGAATTTAGATCTGAATAT ATGTTTACATAAGGAAGTAAGATATCATTCTGATGAAATGGGAGGGAAGACTAGTGTGAGAAG TTCTGGTGAATTAATGTTGGCAATAGGTCAGATTTTGTTGTTTGAGTTTTTCAATGACTACCTTACTGAGACTCAGCAGAAATTTGATGACCTGAGTATGGTGTTTATTATCAACTGGTATTGCAGTTCAatatgtatatctcttttgGCTCTTGGCTCTGATCATCGCACCCCAGATCAT TTGGAGAGCAGATCACATGATGCTATACTGTGCCAGGAGGCTTTGGATTGGTAA